A single window of Cervus canadensis isolate Bull #8, Minnesota chromosome 17, ASM1932006v1, whole genome shotgun sequence DNA harbors:
- the ASB7 gene encoding ankyrin repeat and SOCS box protein 7 isoform X2 translates to MLHHHCRRNPELQEELQIQAAVAAGDVHTVRKMLEQGYSPNGRDANGWTLLHFSAARGKERCVRVFLEHGADPTVKDLIGGFTALHYAAMHGRARIARLMLESEYRSDIINAKSNDGWTPLHVAAHYGRDSFVRLLLEFKAEVDPLSDKGTTPLQLAIIRERSSCVKILLDHNANIDIQNGFLLRYAVIKSNHSYCRMFLQRGADTNLGRLEDGQTPLHLSALRDDVLCARMLYNYGADTNTRNYEGQTPLAVSISISGSSRPCLDFLQEVTSGVTEAQKRDLLTQVQPAY, encoded by the exons ATGTTACACCACCATTGTCGAAGGAACCCTGAACTCCAGGAAGAGTTGCAGATTCAAGCTGCAGTGGCTGCTGGGGATGTTCACACAGTGCGGAAGATGTTAGAGCAAGGCTACTCTCCAAATGGCCGGGATGCTAATGGCTGGACCTTGCTTCATTTCTCTGCagcaagaggaaaggaaagatgtgTTCGAGTATTTCTAGAGCATGGAG CTGATCCCACAGTTAAGGACTTAATCGGAGGCTTCACTGCTCTTCATTATGCAGCCATGCATGGCCGGGCCCGGATTGCACGCCTGATGTTAGAATCTGAATACAGGAGCGACATTATTAATGCAAAAAGCAATGATGGCTGGACTCCCCTTCATGTGGCTGCTCACTATGGTAGGGACTCATTTGTCCGACTCCTACTGGAGTTCAAGGCTGAGGTTGACCCGCTCAGTGATAAAGGTACAACGCCGCTTCAGCTCGCCATTATCCGAGAGCGGTCAAGCTGTGTGAAAATCCTCCTGGACCACAACGCCAACATCGACATTCAGAACGGTTTCCTGTTGCGATACGCTGTGATTAAAAGCAATCACTCTTATTGCCGAATGTTCCTCCAGAGAGGAGCAGACACAAACTTGGGTCGCTTAGAAGATGGACAGACTCCTTTACATTTGTCTGCCCTTAGGGACGATGTGCTTTGTGCACGGATGTTATATAATTATGGAGCGGACACGAACACAAGGAACTATGAAGGACAGACCCCACTGGCTGTTTCAATAAGCATTTCTGGAAGTAGTCGACCATGTTTGGATTTCTTACAAGAAGTCACAA